In Azospirillaceae bacterium, the following are encoded in one genomic region:
- a CDS encoding MaoC family dehydratase, translated as MLHFEDFKPGQVFECGSVQPSREEIIAFAEAFDPQPFHLDEEAGRATPFGGLVASGWHTCALFMRMMVDGLLSKAASLGSPGLDELRWLRPVRPGQRLSGRVTIKEVKPSTSKPDRGAVLTVSEMFDDDGQPVLQMKSWLMLRRRPTAA; from the coding sequence ATGCTGCACTTCGAGGATTTCAAGCCGGGCCAAGTGTTCGAGTGCGGCAGCGTCCAACCTTCCCGGGAGGAGATCATCGCCTTCGCGGAGGCTTTCGACCCCCAGCCTTTCCACCTGGACGAGGAGGCCGGACGGGCGACTCCGTTCGGCGGTCTCGTGGCGAGCGGCTGGCACACCTGCGCGCTGTTCATGCGAATGATGGTCGATGGGCTTCTATCCAAAGCGGCGAGTCTCGGCTCGCCAGGCCTCGACGAGCTGCGTTGGCTCCGACCCGTGCGGCCCGGTCAACGGCTGTCCGGGCGGGTGACCATCAAGGAGGTCAAACCCTCGACGTCCAAACCCGACCGTGGGGCCGTGCTGACCGTGAGCGAGATGTTTGACGACGACGGCCAGCCTGTGTTGCAGATGAAGTCCTGGCTCATGCTGCGGCGGCGGCCCACGGCCGCCTGA
- a CDS encoding DsbA family oxidoreductase: MIIEIYADFICPWCYIGRHRLRRALEMRPNARFDLRWRAFQLNPDMPPAGTDSASHMASKFGSLERALQMYSTVAEAAAHDKLPLALDRITRTPNTMAAHRLVQFAASLNRPDVAVDRLVDLLFEAYFVHGEDIGDPAVLIDRAQMVGLDPIEVGAFLATEDGVAAVRTSDVVARQVGIQAVPFFVLNRRYGVAGAQEPDAILPLLDVAAAEAA, encoded by the coding sequence ATGATCATCGAGATCTACGCCGACTTTATCTGCCCTTGGTGCTACATCGGACGGCACCGGCTGCGCCGCGCGCTCGAGATGCGGCCGAATGCCCGGTTCGATCTGCGCTGGCGGGCGTTCCAGCTCAACCCCGACATGCCGCCCGCGGGCACCGACAGCGCATCGCACATGGCGAGCAAGTTCGGCAGCCTCGAACGGGCGCTCCAGATGTATTCCACGGTCGCCGAGGCCGCGGCGCACGACAAGCTTCCGCTGGCACTCGACCGCATCACCCGGACCCCGAACACGATGGCGGCCCACCGGCTGGTCCAGTTCGCCGCCTCGCTCAACCGTCCGGACGTGGCGGTGGACCGTCTGGTGGACCTTCTGTTCGAGGCCTACTTCGTCCATGGCGAGGACATCGGCGATCCCGCCGTCCTGATCGACCGTGCGCAGATGGTGGGGCTGGATCCGATCGAGGTGGGCGCATTCCTGGCGACCGAGGATGGCGTCGCAGCGGTCCGCACCAGCGATGTGGTCGCCCGGCAGGTCGGCATCCAGGCGGTGCCGTTCTTCGTGCTGAACCGCCGCTATGGCGTGGCCGGCGCGCAGGAGCCGGACGCCATCCTGCCGTTACTGGACGTGGCCGCCGCCGAAGCGGCCTGA